A genomic region of Metopolophium dirhodum isolate CAU chromosome 1, ASM1992520v1, whole genome shotgun sequence contains the following coding sequences:
- the LOC132942283 gene encoding uncharacterized protein LOC132942283, translating to MINRTEILLVSGAISNSLEKYKPMKLEGNPLVLTQDDKLRRFWRCDLGTVIQTIKRVFRNKPTLTTPLLEQLYKSVSHQGESTLSTVNLQKYLHIDNREPIIVFWNGTTDLTIIKRLRLRGILAILNITAYSDRNNDEFNLKLTNIETKETLYSGYIGKLNKNGRMLNLIEAHGLVCNTNHHITHFHDPIADVILTKCVFDYVVAKIRPIYLYRLAFHKEPEPQYNYDNYVFDLKRIMQETQKIARKNLIQKKEANKEYYDRTMNAIDLHVGDKVLIKEQNKKNALSLNWLGPFEVLVKQHIFIKELSTVIGFQQHNLNALYHDEIPSCLICHIDTANNMTNTVSVVKHEVFFF from the exons ATGATCAATAGGACCGAAATATTATTGGTATCCGGCGCCATCTCCAacagtttagaaaaatataaaccgaTGAAACTGGAGGGGAATCCTCTTGTACTTACGCAAGACGATAAGTTAAGGAGGTTCTGGCGCTGTGACTTGGGAACAGTTATACAAACAATCAAAAGGGTATTCCGGAATAAACCAACTTTGACCACACCATTGTTGGAACAATTATACAAAAGTGTAAGCCATCAGGGGGAGTCAACTTTGTCAACGGTAAACCTACAGAAATATTTGCACATCGATAACAGGGAgccaataatagttttttggaATGGGACGACagatttaacaattataaaaagatTAAGGTTAAGAGGTATTTtagcaattttaaatataacagcaTATAGCGATAGGAATAATGAcgaattcaatttaaaactaactaatATAGAAACAAAGGAAACCTTATATTCAGGGTACATaggaaaacttaataaaaacggCAGAATGTTAAACTTAATAGAAGCACATGGATTGGTGTGCAATACAAATCACCATATCACGCATTTTCACGATCCAATTGCTGacgtaattttaacaaaatgcgTTTTTGACTATGTAGTCGCGAAAATAagacctatatatttatatagactag CGTTTCATAAGGAACCTGAACCACAATATAATTAcgataattatgttttcgatcTTAAACGCATTATGCAAGAAACGCAAAAAATAGCTAGGAAAAACCTTATTCAAAAAAAGGAAGCTAACAAAGAATATTACGATAGAACTATGAACGCCATCGACCTACACGTGGGCGATAAAGTGTTAATTAAGGAACAGAATAAAAAGAACGCGCTTAGTTTAAATTGGTTAGGGCCATTCGAAGTTCT agtGAAACAACACATTTTCATTAAGGAACTTAGTACGGTAATCGGGTTCCAACAACATAATCTTAACGCTTTATATCATGACGAAATACCAAGTTGTTTGATATGTCATATCGACACAGCAAACAATATGACTAATACGGTTTCTGTTGTTAAGCATGAAGTTttctttttctaa